The following are from one region of the Anabas testudineus chromosome 2, fAnaTes1.2, whole genome shotgun sequence genome:
- the LOC113163937 gene encoding pyruvate dehydrogenase E1 component subunit alpha, mitochondrial-like isoform X3, protein MKTMLTIISNALCRITGRNAGAQTVSEGARVVVSRSFADFTPQATFEIKKCDLHRLEEGPPLKAEMTREQGLQYYRTMQTVRRMELKADQLYKQKIIRGFCHLYDGQEACAAGIEAAINRSDHLITAYRAHGYTYTRGVAIKEILAELTGRKGGVAKGKGGSMHMYAPAFYGGNGIVGAQVPLGAGIALACQYQGNNQLCVTLYGDGAANQGQLFESFNMAALWKLPCIFICENNKYGMGTSVERASASTDYYKRGDFIPGLRVDGMDVLCVREATKFAADHCRSGKGPIIMELQTYRYHGHSMSDPGVSYRTREEIQEVRSKNDPISMLKDRLLSNNMASAEELKEIDVAIRKEVEDAAQYATSDPEPPLEELCNHIFYNNPPLEVRGTHPWSKLKSLS, encoded by the exons ATGAAAACCATGTTAACTATTATCTCTAACGCCCTTTGTAGGATCACTGGAAGGAATGCG GGAGCCCAAACAGTGTCAGAG GGTGCCAGGGTTGTGGTCTCCCGCTCCTTTGCTGATTTCACCCCTCAGGCAACATTTGAGATCAAG AAATGTGACCTGCACCGTCTGGAGGAGGGTCCTCCGCTGAAGGCCGAGATGACTCGAGAGCAGGGCCTGCAGTATTACCGCACTATGCAGACTGTGAGGCGAATGGAGCTCAAAGCTGATCAGCTCTACAAACAGAAGATCATCAGAGGCTTCTGTCACCTTTATGATGGACAG GAAGCATGTGCTGCAGGCATTGAGGCAGCCATTAACCGCTCTGATCATCTCATTACCGCCTATCGTGCCCATGGATACACATACACCCGCGGTGTGGCCATCAAAGAGATCCTGGCTGAGCTCACAG GTCGTAAAGGTGGCGTGGCCAAAGGGAAGGGAGGTTCAATGCACATGTATGCTCCAGCTTTCTATGGTGGCAACGGCATCGTGGGagcacag GTTCCTTTGGGAGCTGGAATCGCTCTGGCCTGTCAGTACCAAGGCAACAATCAACTGTGCGTCACACTCTATGGTGATGGAGCAGCCAATCAG GGCCAGCTGTTTGAGTCGTTTAACATGGCCGCTCTGTGGAAGCTGCCGTGCATCTTCATCTGTGAGAACAACAAGTACGGCATGGGAACATCCGTGGAAAGAGCTTCAGCCAGCACGGACTACTACAAGAGAGGCGACTTCATTCCAGGACTCAGA GTGGATGGGATGGACGTCCTGTGTGTCAGAGAGGCTACCAAGTTTGCTGCAGATCACTGCAGGTCTGGCAAG ggtcCCATCATAATGGAGCTGCAGACCTACCGTTATCATGGACACAGCATGAGTGACCCAGGAGTCAG CTACCGTACTCGAGAGGAGATCCAGGAGGTCCGCAGCAAGAATGATCCCATCTCCATGTTGAAGGACCGCTTGCTCAGCAACAACATGGCATCAGCAGAGGAGCTAAAA GAAATTGATGTTGCGATCAGAAAAGAAGTGGAGGATGCGGCTCAGTATGCCACGTCAGATCCAGAGCCGCCGCTGGAGGAGCTGTGCAACCACATCTTCTACAACAACCCACCACTGGAGGTCCGTGGGACGCATCCCTGGTCCAAGCTCAAGTCCCTCAGCTAG
- the LOC113163937 gene encoding pyruvate dehydrogenase E1 component subunit alpha, mitochondrial-like isoform X1 — protein sequence MKTMLTIISNALCRITGRNAGAQTVSELLNDLSEYVNLTSPVAPALAQTQRQPPKPPPGARVVVSRSFADFTPQATFEIKKCDLHRLEEGPPLKAEMTREQGLQYYRTMQTVRRMELKADQLYKQKIIRGFCHLYDGQEACAAGIEAAINRSDHLITAYRAHGYTYTRGVAIKEILAELTGRKGGVAKGKGGSMHMYAPAFYGGNGIVGAQVPLGAGIALACQYQGNNQLCVTLYGDGAANQGQLFESFNMAALWKLPCIFICENNKYGMGTSVERASASTDYYKRGDFIPGLRVDGMDVLCVREATKFAADHCRSGKGPIIMELQTYRYHGHSMSDPGVSYRTREEIQEVRSKNDPISMLKDRLLSNNMASAEELKEIDVAIRKEVEDAAQYATSDPEPPLEELCNHIFYNNPPLEVRGTHPWSKLKSLS from the exons ATGAAAACCATGTTAACTATTATCTCTAACGCCCTTTGTAGGATCACTGGAAGGAATGCG GGAGCCCAAACAGTGTCAGAG TTGCTGAATGACCTGTCAGAGTACGTCAATTTAACCTCACCAGTGGCGCCCGCCTTGGCACAGACCCAACGGCAACCTCCTAAACCACCACCA GGTGCCAGGGTTGTGGTCTCCCGCTCCTTTGCTGATTTCACCCCTCAGGCAACATTTGAGATCAAG AAATGTGACCTGCACCGTCTGGAGGAGGGTCCTCCGCTGAAGGCCGAGATGACTCGAGAGCAGGGCCTGCAGTATTACCGCACTATGCAGACTGTGAGGCGAATGGAGCTCAAAGCTGATCAGCTCTACAAACAGAAGATCATCAGAGGCTTCTGTCACCTTTATGATGGACAG GAAGCATGTGCTGCAGGCATTGAGGCAGCCATTAACCGCTCTGATCATCTCATTACCGCCTATCGTGCCCATGGATACACATACACCCGCGGTGTGGCCATCAAAGAGATCCTGGCTGAGCTCACAG GTCGTAAAGGTGGCGTGGCCAAAGGGAAGGGAGGTTCAATGCACATGTATGCTCCAGCTTTCTATGGTGGCAACGGCATCGTGGGagcacag GTTCCTTTGGGAGCTGGAATCGCTCTGGCCTGTCAGTACCAAGGCAACAATCAACTGTGCGTCACACTCTATGGTGATGGAGCAGCCAATCAG GGCCAGCTGTTTGAGTCGTTTAACATGGCCGCTCTGTGGAAGCTGCCGTGCATCTTCATCTGTGAGAACAACAAGTACGGCATGGGAACATCCGTGGAAAGAGCTTCAGCCAGCACGGACTACTACAAGAGAGGCGACTTCATTCCAGGACTCAGA GTGGATGGGATGGACGTCCTGTGTGTCAGAGAGGCTACCAAGTTTGCTGCAGATCACTGCAGGTCTGGCAAG ggtcCCATCATAATGGAGCTGCAGACCTACCGTTATCATGGACACAGCATGAGTGACCCAGGAGTCAG CTACCGTACTCGAGAGGAGATCCAGGAGGTCCGCAGCAAGAATGATCCCATCTCCATGTTGAAGGACCGCTTGCTCAGCAACAACATGGCATCAGCAGAGGAGCTAAAA GAAATTGATGTTGCGATCAGAAAAGAAGTGGAGGATGCGGCTCAGTATGCCACGTCAGATCCAGAGCCGCCGCTGGAGGAGCTGTGCAACCACATCTTCTACAACAACCCACCACTGGAGGTCCGTGGGACGCATCCCTGGTCCAAGCTCAAGTCCCTCAGCTAG
- the LOC113163937 gene encoding pyruvate dehydrogenase E1 component subunit alpha, mitochondrial-like isoform X2, protein MKTMLTIISNALCRITGRNALLNDLSEYVNLTSPVAPALAQTQRQPPKPPPGARVVVSRSFADFTPQATFEIKKCDLHRLEEGPPLKAEMTREQGLQYYRTMQTVRRMELKADQLYKQKIIRGFCHLYDGQEACAAGIEAAINRSDHLITAYRAHGYTYTRGVAIKEILAELTGRKGGVAKGKGGSMHMYAPAFYGGNGIVGAQVPLGAGIALACQYQGNNQLCVTLYGDGAANQGQLFESFNMAALWKLPCIFICENNKYGMGTSVERASASTDYYKRGDFIPGLRVDGMDVLCVREATKFAADHCRSGKGPIIMELQTYRYHGHSMSDPGVSYRTREEIQEVRSKNDPISMLKDRLLSNNMASAEELKEIDVAIRKEVEDAAQYATSDPEPPLEELCNHIFYNNPPLEVRGTHPWSKLKSLS, encoded by the exons ATGAAAACCATGTTAACTATTATCTCTAACGCCCTTTGTAGGATCACTGGAAGGAATGCG TTGCTGAATGACCTGTCAGAGTACGTCAATTTAACCTCACCAGTGGCGCCCGCCTTGGCACAGACCCAACGGCAACCTCCTAAACCACCACCA GGTGCCAGGGTTGTGGTCTCCCGCTCCTTTGCTGATTTCACCCCTCAGGCAACATTTGAGATCAAG AAATGTGACCTGCACCGTCTGGAGGAGGGTCCTCCGCTGAAGGCCGAGATGACTCGAGAGCAGGGCCTGCAGTATTACCGCACTATGCAGACTGTGAGGCGAATGGAGCTCAAAGCTGATCAGCTCTACAAACAGAAGATCATCAGAGGCTTCTGTCACCTTTATGATGGACAG GAAGCATGTGCTGCAGGCATTGAGGCAGCCATTAACCGCTCTGATCATCTCATTACCGCCTATCGTGCCCATGGATACACATACACCCGCGGTGTGGCCATCAAAGAGATCCTGGCTGAGCTCACAG GTCGTAAAGGTGGCGTGGCCAAAGGGAAGGGAGGTTCAATGCACATGTATGCTCCAGCTTTCTATGGTGGCAACGGCATCGTGGGagcacag GTTCCTTTGGGAGCTGGAATCGCTCTGGCCTGTCAGTACCAAGGCAACAATCAACTGTGCGTCACACTCTATGGTGATGGAGCAGCCAATCAG GGCCAGCTGTTTGAGTCGTTTAACATGGCCGCTCTGTGGAAGCTGCCGTGCATCTTCATCTGTGAGAACAACAAGTACGGCATGGGAACATCCGTGGAAAGAGCTTCAGCCAGCACGGACTACTACAAGAGAGGCGACTTCATTCCAGGACTCAGA GTGGATGGGATGGACGTCCTGTGTGTCAGAGAGGCTACCAAGTTTGCTGCAGATCACTGCAGGTCTGGCAAG ggtcCCATCATAATGGAGCTGCAGACCTACCGTTATCATGGACACAGCATGAGTGACCCAGGAGTCAG CTACCGTACTCGAGAGGAGATCCAGGAGGTCCGCAGCAAGAATGATCCCATCTCCATGTTGAAGGACCGCTTGCTCAGCAACAACATGGCATCAGCAGAGGAGCTAAAA GAAATTGATGTTGCGATCAGAAAAGAAGTGGAGGATGCGGCTCAGTATGCCACGTCAGATCCAGAGCCGCCGCTGGAGGAGCTGTGCAACCACATCTTCTACAACAACCCACCACTGGAGGTCCGTGGGACGCATCCCTGGTCCAAGCTCAAGTCCCTCAGCTAG
- the LOC113163937 gene encoding pyruvate dehydrogenase E1 component subunit alpha, mitochondrial-like isoform X4 — MKTMLTIISNALCRITGRNAGARVVVSRSFADFTPQATFEIKKCDLHRLEEGPPLKAEMTREQGLQYYRTMQTVRRMELKADQLYKQKIIRGFCHLYDGQEACAAGIEAAINRSDHLITAYRAHGYTYTRGVAIKEILAELTGRKGGVAKGKGGSMHMYAPAFYGGNGIVGAQVPLGAGIALACQYQGNNQLCVTLYGDGAANQGQLFESFNMAALWKLPCIFICENNKYGMGTSVERASASTDYYKRGDFIPGLRVDGMDVLCVREATKFAADHCRSGKGPIIMELQTYRYHGHSMSDPGVSYRTREEIQEVRSKNDPISMLKDRLLSNNMASAEELKEIDVAIRKEVEDAAQYATSDPEPPLEELCNHIFYNNPPLEVRGTHPWSKLKSLS; from the exons ATGAAAACCATGTTAACTATTATCTCTAACGCCCTTTGTAGGATCACTGGAAGGAATGCG GGTGCCAGGGTTGTGGTCTCCCGCTCCTTTGCTGATTTCACCCCTCAGGCAACATTTGAGATCAAG AAATGTGACCTGCACCGTCTGGAGGAGGGTCCTCCGCTGAAGGCCGAGATGACTCGAGAGCAGGGCCTGCAGTATTACCGCACTATGCAGACTGTGAGGCGAATGGAGCTCAAAGCTGATCAGCTCTACAAACAGAAGATCATCAGAGGCTTCTGTCACCTTTATGATGGACAG GAAGCATGTGCTGCAGGCATTGAGGCAGCCATTAACCGCTCTGATCATCTCATTACCGCCTATCGTGCCCATGGATACACATACACCCGCGGTGTGGCCATCAAAGAGATCCTGGCTGAGCTCACAG GTCGTAAAGGTGGCGTGGCCAAAGGGAAGGGAGGTTCAATGCACATGTATGCTCCAGCTTTCTATGGTGGCAACGGCATCGTGGGagcacag GTTCCTTTGGGAGCTGGAATCGCTCTGGCCTGTCAGTACCAAGGCAACAATCAACTGTGCGTCACACTCTATGGTGATGGAGCAGCCAATCAG GGCCAGCTGTTTGAGTCGTTTAACATGGCCGCTCTGTGGAAGCTGCCGTGCATCTTCATCTGTGAGAACAACAAGTACGGCATGGGAACATCCGTGGAAAGAGCTTCAGCCAGCACGGACTACTACAAGAGAGGCGACTTCATTCCAGGACTCAGA GTGGATGGGATGGACGTCCTGTGTGTCAGAGAGGCTACCAAGTTTGCTGCAGATCACTGCAGGTCTGGCAAG ggtcCCATCATAATGGAGCTGCAGACCTACCGTTATCATGGACACAGCATGAGTGACCCAGGAGTCAG CTACCGTACTCGAGAGGAGATCCAGGAGGTCCGCAGCAAGAATGATCCCATCTCCATGTTGAAGGACCGCTTGCTCAGCAACAACATGGCATCAGCAGAGGAGCTAAAA GAAATTGATGTTGCGATCAGAAAAGAAGTGGAGGATGCGGCTCAGTATGCCACGTCAGATCCAGAGCCGCCGCTGGAGGAGCTGTGCAACCACATCTTCTACAACAACCCACCACTGGAGGTCCGTGGGACGCATCCCTGGTCCAAGCTCAAGTCCCTCAGCTAG
- the acot9.1 gene encoding acyl-CoA thioesterase 9, tandem duplicate 1 isoform X1: MISPRFLLLRSAASLSTRSLYTGAVLKQGKTMDMAEGTPPLHISNVRNRLREIVGASTNWSDHQQAMAERVSLLTMLAKSQNDLPAKRMKDSYVEVYLPLGSEPKLREKYLNFHNTVRFGRILEDLDSLAVLISYSHTYNPALKRSPLSIVTALVDKIDMRKHIIYPDCDIKFTGHVTWVGKTSIEAKMHMSQYHDGTYAPVLDATFVMVARDPENKRAAFVNPLTPDGPEEEKIFQEGEANKSRRVDLSTASLLKVAPTDEERKIVHSLFLNTLDTKTVSFHSRVLPPNSVWMEHAKLKGLEICHPQERNIFNRIFGGFLMRKAYELGWANACSYGGCRPSLVAVDDILFQKPVEIGSLLLLSSQVCFTQGKYIQVRVHSEVFDPLTQQHNTTNVFHYTFVSDRDVPNIIPKTYGESMLYLDGKRHFNQTVGQ; this comes from the exons ATGATATCACCGAG GTTCCTGCTGCTGCGATCGGCAGCGTCCTTGTCGACCAGGTCGCTCTACACAGGGGCAGTGTTAAAGCAGGGGAAGACGATGGACATGGCTGAGG GAACTCCACCTTTACACATTTCAAATG TGCGAAACCGGCTCCGAGAAATCGTGGGGGCTTCCACTAACTGGAG TGACCACCAGCAAGCCATGGCAGAGCGAGTGTCACTGTTGACCATGTTGGCAAAGTCTCAGAACGACCTTCCAGCCAAGAGGATGAAGGACAGCTATGTGGAGGTCTACCTGCCACTGGGCTCGGAGCCAAAGCTCAGAGAGAAATACTTAAACTTCCACAACACTGTCAG GTTTGGTAGAATCCTGGAGGACTTGGATAGTTTAGCAG TCCTCATCTCTTACTCTCACACCTATAATCCGGCACTGAAGAGGTCTCCGCTGTCAATAGTCACCGCCCTAGTGGACAAGATCG ACATGAGAAAGCACATTATCTATCCTGACTGCGACATCAAGTTCACTGGTCATGTGACATGGGTGGGAAAGACCTCTATTGAAGCCAAGATGCACATGTCACAG taccATGATGGCACTTACGCTCCAGTTCTAGATGCCACTTTTGTCATGGTGGCCCGGGACCCAGAGAACAAGAG AGCAGCATTTGTAAATCCATTGACGCCAGATGgaccagaagaagaaaagatcTTTCAGGAAGGAGAAG CCAACAAGTCCCGCCGTGTGGATCTGAGCACAGCGTCACTCCTGAAGGTTGCACCcacagatgaagagagaaagatagTTCACAGTCTGTTCCTTAACACCCTGGATACAAA GACGGTCAGCTTCCACAGTAGAGTTCTGCCACCAAACTCAGTGTGGATGGAACATGCCAAACTGAAAGGACTGGAGATCTGCCACCCTCAG GAGAGAAACATCTTCAACAGGATATTTGGAGGTTTTCTGATGAGGAAAGCCTACGAGCTGGGCTGGGCCAATGCCTGCTCCTACGG AGGATGCCGACCGAGCCTGGTGGCTGTTGATGATATTCTCTTCCAGAAACCCGTGGAGATCGGCTCATTGCTGCTGCTCTCATCACAG gtgtgtttcacaCAGGGAAAGTACATTCAGGTGAGAGTTCACAGCGAGGTGTTTGATCCCCTGACCCAGCAACACAACACCACCAATGTTTTCCACTACACCTTTGTTTCGGATCGCGATGTCCCAAATATTATACCAAAGACGTATGGAG AGTCAATGTTGTATCTTGATGGAAAGAGACACTTCAACCAAACTGTAGGGCAATGA
- the acot9.1 gene encoding acyl-CoA thioesterase 9, tandem duplicate 1 isoform X2 — protein MISPRFLLLRSAASLSTRSLYTGAVLKQGKTMDMAEVRNRLREIVGASTNWSDHQQAMAERVSLLTMLAKSQNDLPAKRMKDSYVEVYLPLGSEPKLREKYLNFHNTVRFGRILEDLDSLAVLISYSHTYNPALKRSPLSIVTALVDKIDMRKHIIYPDCDIKFTGHVTWVGKTSIEAKMHMSQYHDGTYAPVLDATFVMVARDPENKRAAFVNPLTPDGPEEEKIFQEGEANKSRRVDLSTASLLKVAPTDEERKIVHSLFLNTLDTKTVSFHSRVLPPNSVWMEHAKLKGLEICHPQERNIFNRIFGGFLMRKAYELGWANACSYGGCRPSLVAVDDILFQKPVEIGSLLLLSSQVCFTQGKYIQVRVHSEVFDPLTQQHNTTNVFHYTFVSDRDVPNIIPKTYGESMLYLDGKRHFNQTVGQ, from the exons ATGATATCACCGAG GTTCCTGCTGCTGCGATCGGCAGCGTCCTTGTCGACCAGGTCGCTCTACACAGGGGCAGTGTTAAAGCAGGGGAAGACGATGGACATGGCTGAGG TGCGAAACCGGCTCCGAGAAATCGTGGGGGCTTCCACTAACTGGAG TGACCACCAGCAAGCCATGGCAGAGCGAGTGTCACTGTTGACCATGTTGGCAAAGTCTCAGAACGACCTTCCAGCCAAGAGGATGAAGGACAGCTATGTGGAGGTCTACCTGCCACTGGGCTCGGAGCCAAAGCTCAGAGAGAAATACTTAAACTTCCACAACACTGTCAG GTTTGGTAGAATCCTGGAGGACTTGGATAGTTTAGCAG TCCTCATCTCTTACTCTCACACCTATAATCCGGCACTGAAGAGGTCTCCGCTGTCAATAGTCACCGCCCTAGTGGACAAGATCG ACATGAGAAAGCACATTATCTATCCTGACTGCGACATCAAGTTCACTGGTCATGTGACATGGGTGGGAAAGACCTCTATTGAAGCCAAGATGCACATGTCACAG taccATGATGGCACTTACGCTCCAGTTCTAGATGCCACTTTTGTCATGGTGGCCCGGGACCCAGAGAACAAGAG AGCAGCATTTGTAAATCCATTGACGCCAGATGgaccagaagaagaaaagatcTTTCAGGAAGGAGAAG CCAACAAGTCCCGCCGTGTGGATCTGAGCACAGCGTCACTCCTGAAGGTTGCACCcacagatgaagagagaaagatagTTCACAGTCTGTTCCTTAACACCCTGGATACAAA GACGGTCAGCTTCCACAGTAGAGTTCTGCCACCAAACTCAGTGTGGATGGAACATGCCAAACTGAAAGGACTGGAGATCTGCCACCCTCAG GAGAGAAACATCTTCAACAGGATATTTGGAGGTTTTCTGATGAGGAAAGCCTACGAGCTGGGCTGGGCCAATGCCTGCTCCTACGG AGGATGCCGACCGAGCCTGGTGGCTGTTGATGATATTCTCTTCCAGAAACCCGTGGAGATCGGCTCATTGCTGCTGCTCTCATCACAG gtgtgtttcacaCAGGGAAAGTACATTCAGGTGAGAGTTCACAGCGAGGTGTTTGATCCCCTGACCCAGCAACACAACACCACCAATGTTTTCCACTACACCTTTGTTTCGGATCGCGATGTCCCAAATATTATACCAAAGACGTATGGAG AGTCAATGTTGTATCTTGATGGAAAGAGACACTTCAACCAAACTGTAGGGCAATGA